Proteins from a genomic interval of Streptomyces sp. NBC_00820:
- a CDS encoding helix-turn-helix domain-containing protein — protein MSDYDAIDSLLASVGPQVELPAPELRRGLRERAGLSKAQVARALGVGPSTVGGWESGRDPAGETRAKYAYLLEGLTTKLAEADMAMPPAEQPVADGLVDAASSPEPAQDFDEVETLTALQPCVLCGAPAGQRVAGFVQHLDPSDCQTVPAGTPKPPPVREAQVPRTARPPRPADGKGAAPRGRAFQEPSGPADLIHEAVHAVLAEHQGDVEAASAALLKRAIPDAMRLLDETRKGARYDVIAHPWIPDILKKQTSKGADQIWEARPKWTRPELPPGKHEVTALDINGAYLSALKTHLPLGQLEHSTGFAHDRRRAGVHLITPPAWEHDAVLPNPIGQRDEPGPLWVSEPTLRLLLRLSGPKHRLCEPPEIHESYTSGATENLLEKFRIALKDARDTAIADGDELTLQYVKAMYSKFVSTMGESNYNRELYRPDWMHIIRSQAFANLWMKALKAHDGGLAVVRAMGTDELHVIGDWRRVFPEGRSVTEVKVKDTYTAGTGTDADTGQEQ, from the coding sequence GTGAGCGACTACGACGCGATCGACTCACTGCTGGCCTCCGTCGGCCCGCAGGTGGAACTCCCGGCCCCGGAGCTCCGCCGTGGCCTGCGGGAGCGGGCGGGGCTGTCTAAAGCGCAGGTGGCCCGTGCGCTGGGAGTGGGCCCGTCCACGGTCGGCGGCTGGGAGAGCGGCCGGGACCCGGCCGGTGAGACTCGCGCCAAGTACGCGTACCTGCTGGAGGGTCTGACTACCAAGCTCGCCGAGGCCGATATGGCAATGCCGCCCGCTGAGCAGCCCGTGGCGGACGGCTTGGTAGACGCGGCATCGTCACCGGAGCCCGCGCAGGACTTCGACGAGGTGGAGACACTCACTGCTTTGCAGCCGTGCGTCTTGTGCGGTGCCCCGGCAGGTCAGCGGGTGGCGGGATTCGTCCAGCACCTGGACCCCTCCGACTGCCAGACAGTCCCCGCCGGAACTCCGAAGCCCCCGCCTGTCAGGGAAGCCCAAGTCCCGCGCACTGCACGCCCGCCCCGTCCGGCCGACGGGAAAGGCGCGGCCCCGCGCGGTCGGGCGTTCCAGGAGCCGTCCGGGCCTGCCGACTTGATCCACGAAGCGGTGCACGCCGTGCTCGCCGAGCACCAGGGCGATGTCGAAGCGGCGAGCGCCGCGTTGCTGAAGCGGGCCATCCCGGACGCGATGCGCCTGCTGGACGAGACCCGCAAGGGCGCCCGCTACGACGTGATCGCCCATCCCTGGATCCCCGACATCCTCAAGAAGCAGACCTCCAAGGGCGCCGACCAGATCTGGGAGGCCCGCCCCAAGTGGACGCGGCCCGAACTGCCGCCCGGGAAGCATGAGGTCACCGCACTCGACATCAACGGCGCCTATTTGAGCGCACTCAAGACCCACCTCCCGCTCGGCCAGCTGGAACACTCCACGGGCTTTGCACACGACCGGCGCCGCGCCGGAGTCCACCTGATCACCCCGCCCGCCTGGGAGCACGACGCGGTGCTGCCCAACCCGATCGGCCAGCGCGACGAACCAGGACCCCTGTGGGTCAGCGAACCGACCCTGCGCCTGCTGCTGCGCCTGTCCGGCCCGAAGCACCGCCTGTGCGAGCCGCCCGAGATCCACGAGTCCTACACTTCGGGCGCCACCGAGAACCTCCTGGAGAAGTTCCGGATCGCCCTCAAGGACGCCCGCGACACCGCGATCGCAGACGGCGACGAGCTGACGCTTCAGTACGTGAAGGCGATGTACTCCAAGTTCGTGTCCACGATGGGGGAGTCGAACTACAACCGGGAGCTCTACCGCCCGGATTGGATGCACATCATCCGCTCCCAGGCCTTCGCCAACCTCTGGATGAAGGCACTCAAGGCACACGACGGGGGACTGGCTGTCGTACGGGCGATGGGCACCGACGAGCTCCACGTCATCGGAGACTGGCGCCGTGTCTTCCCCGAAGGCCGC